TGCGCCAGTCCAGATCGCCCCGGGCCAGACCAAGCACCAGCATCTCGGCGGTGGCGATGTTGCTGGCAAAGGGGATGTTGTTCTGATCGCACAATCTGGAAATATAGGATACATCCTCCGCCATGACGTCGCTGTTGGGGTCGTTGAAAAACAGCACCATATCAAACTCGTTGTAGGAGATGCGGGCCCCGATCTGCTGGCTTCCGCCGTGGGCATAGGAGAGGAAACAGTGGATGTTCAATCCCGTGGACTCAGAGACCATGTTTCCGGTGGTGCTGGTGGCATATAGGCTGTGCTGAGACAGAATCCCGGCATAGGCGGTGCAGAATTGAACCATGAGCTCTTTTTTGTTGTCATGGGACATGATGGCGATATTCATAGGATGGTTCGCTCCTTTCTATTTGATCCGCATCAGCGGAACCCGCGCCCCGGTGATGCGTTTTGCAATGTTCCCATAGGCCGCGGCCGCCAGCGAGGAGTCGGAGAGCATCAGGGGGATGCCCCGGCCCATGCAGATGGGCAGGGCGTCGTCCTCCGGCACCACGCCCAAAAGGGGCAGCCCGGCGGTGTCGATGGCGTCGTCGATGGTGGCGTGAAGCCCCTTGAGAAGCTTCCTGCGCACCCGGTTCACCACCAGGTGCAGCCGGTTCTGGGGAAACTGTCCGTCCAACAGCATGACCGTATGCTGGGCGTCCCGAAGGCTGGTGGCGTCAGTGGTGGTGACCACAACGGCCCGGTCCGCAGCGCAGGAGGCCAGGCGAAAACCGGAGCCTAACCCGGCGGGAGCGTCGATGAGGCAGTAGTCAAAGGTTTTGTTGATCCTTGAGATCAGGCGGTACATGTCCGCGCCGGTCAAAACCTGCCGCCCCATCCCCATGGGCGCGGTCAGCAGATAGAGGTTTGGCATCCGGGGATGCTGGACCACCGCCTCCTCCAGGGTGCAGCGGCCCAGGGCCACGTCGGTGAAATCCATCAGCGCCCGGTCGGTGAGGCCCAAGGCCAAATCCAGGTTCCGCAGCCCGATGTCGCAGTCCAGGCAAAGCACCCGCTTTCCAAGCAGGGACAGCGCGGAACCCACACTGGCGGTGAATGAAGTTTTCCCGGTGCCGCCCTTGCCGGACACCACAACAATACTTTCTCCCATTTTATGCGAAAACTCCCTTCTTTGCAACAGGAAATCGATTGCGAATGAAAAAATTTCTGATTTATATCCCTGCCGAAGGGAGGTAAGATCGTCAAAAGGCGGTCACAGCGGCGCTTTTTTGATCTTGGCGAAAGCCCTGGGGTATTTGGGCGGTGTGGAGCAAACCTTTCGGATGGAGATCAAACGGTGGGTGACGCCGGCGCCGGGCACCTCATAATCCCGAACCTCCTCCACCTCGCCCCCCAGAACCTTGATGGCTTTGGCGGCGGCGGAGAGCTCCTGGGCGCAGTCCACGGACTTCATGGCCAGAAAGGCGCCGCCCGGGCGCACCAGCGGCAGGCATAGCTCGCAGAGCATAGGCAGCGACGCCACGGCCCGGGAGGCGGCCAGGTCAAAGGATTCCCGGTGGGCGGAGGCAAACTCCTCGGCCCGGCCATGGACGCAGGTCACATCCTCCAGATCCAGGGCGTCGCAGACCTCCTGCAAAAAGGTGATCCGCTTGCCCAAGGAGTCCAGCAGCGTCAATCGGATGTCCGGGCGGCAGATTCGCAGGGGGAGGCCGGGAAAGCCCGCGCCGGTCCCCACGTCCACCAGGGACTTGCCGGAAAAATCCGTCAGGTTCAAAAGGGCCAGACTGTCCAAAAAGTGAAGCCGTGCCACATCCTCAGGGGCGGTGATGGCGGTGAGGTTCATCACCTCGTTCTTCTTCAGCAGCAGCTCCCCATAGCGCTCCAACCGGGGGGCGCAGTCCTCGGGAAGGCCCAGCGCCCGGAGGCCCCGCACCAGCGCCTCCCTCATTTGGACGCTTTCAGCAGGTCCCGGATCTCCGTCAGAAGCTTCTCCTCGGCGGAGGGCGCCGGCGGGGCGGGAGGGGCGGCCTCTTCCTTTTTCCGGTGGAACTTGTTGATGGCCCGGATCAGGCAGAACACAGCCAGGGCGATGATCAGAAAGTCCAGGATGGTGGAGAGGAACGAGCCGTAGTTGATGGAGACCGCAGCGGCAATCTCCTCGCCATTTTCCACCACCGCCTGCTTCAGCACGATCTTCCACTGGCTGAAATCCACGCCGCCGGTGAGCATGGACACGGCGGGCATGATGATGTCGTTGACAAGCGAGGTGGAGATTTTGCCGAACGCGCCGCCGATGATGACGCCGACGGCCATGTCCAATACGTTGCCCCGGGCGATGAACTGCTTAAATTCGGCGACAAATCCGTTGCCTTTTGCCATAAATAAATCCCTCCTAAAATATAGAGAAAAAATCTACGATTTGGAATCTTCCAAGTTTTTAAATCCGCAGTGACGATTCCAGCACCCGGGACAGCATGACGGCCGCCTGGGCGCGGGTCAGGGGCGCGGTGCCGCGAAAGGTGCCGGCGGCGTCCGTCCCGTTGAGAATACCGGCCCGGTATAGGGAGAGGATGGCCTCGGTCTGCTCCGCGTCGTAGCGTGCGCCGGGTACGTCGGGCAGGGAGTCCACGGTACACCGCTGTTCCATCTCGCCGCCCACGGAGCTGAGCCACATGGCAAAATCCTCCCGCCAAGCGGTGTCCCCAAAAGAGCTGACCAGCCAGTGGGGGCTGTAGAGAATATCCAGATTCTCCCGGTAGTCAATGTAGAAGGCGGCCGGGAACCACCACTGGTCCCAAGCCCCGGCCGCCTGGGCATTTCGCCAGGAGCGGCTGTAGGCGTTGAGATGGATGGCCATGGATTTTGCATCCGTGTCCGGTGTCAGATGGAAGGAGACGGTTTTTCCGTCCGGCCCGGTCTGGCCGCTGCCGCTGTACCGAAAGCCGTCGCCGTCAAAGCCGAATTCGATGCGCAGGGGGAAATAGGGGGAGAAGGGCGTTTGAAGTTCCGCCGTCAGCATAAAGTCGCCGCTCGCCCAGCTGTAGGACAGGACCTGGCCCAGGTTGGCCACCTGGGTGCCGGTCAGGTCGTAAAACCGAACGTACTCCCGGGGTTCCTGAGGCGCCGGGGGCAGCACTCCGTCCCCACCTTTTCGCAGGTCATACAGCCGGGCGGAAAGCACCATCAGCTGCTCCATAGCCAGAGGCGAGTTGGGGGAGAAGGTCTCCGTCGAGGTGCCGTTGAGAAGACCTGTCTCATAGCAGAGCTTCACCGCGTCATAGCACCACGCGTCCTCCACCACGTCGGAAAAGCCCGGGTACGCCCGTGTCTTGGAAAACGCTGTATCCGCTGCGGCACAAGGGATACAGGATGTGGACAGGAATAGAGCCAATAGAATTGCCAAAAGTGAACGCCGCATCGTTTCGATCCCTCCTGTCGTCTGAAAACGACTCAAAAAAACTACAAATTGCAATCGGAAGAAAAGAGACTATACAAATAGTATTTACCTCTTCTTGGGAAGCAGCAGCTCCTTGCCGCCCATATAGGGGCGCAGCGCTTCCGGTACCCGGACGGAGCCGTCATCACAGAGGTTGTTTTCGAGGAAGGCAATGAGCATCCGGGGCGGCGCCACCACTGTGTTGTTCAGCGTGTGGGGCAGGTATTTCTTTCCATCCTGCCCGGTGACGCGGATTTTCAGCCGCCGGGCCTGCGCGTCGCCCAGGTTGGAGCAGGAGCCCACCTCGAAGTACTTCTGCTGCCGGGGAGACCAGGCCTCCACATCAAGGGAGCGGCACTTCAAATCCGCCAGGTCCCCGGAGCAGCACTCCAGCGTCCGGACGGGGATGTCCAGGCTGCGGAACAGCTCCACCGTGTTCTGCCACAGCTTGTCAAACCAGACGGGGGACTCCTCGGGCCTGCAGACCACGATCATCTCCTGCTTTTCAAACTGGTGGATGCGGTATACGCCACGCTCCTCAATGCCATGGGCGCCCTTTTCCTTGCGGAAGCAGGGTGAGTAGGAGGTCAGCGTCTGGGGCAGGGACTCCTCCGGAAGAATCTGGTCGATAAACTTTCCGATCATGGAGTGTTCGCTGGTGCCGATGAGATAGAGGTCCTCGCCTTCGATCTTGTACATCATGGCGTCCATTTCCGCAAAGCTCATAACGCCGTCCACCACGCCCTGGCGGATCATAAAGGGCGGCACGCAGTAGGTAAAGCCGCGGTCGATCATGAAATCCCGGGCGTAGGAGATGACGGCGGAGTGGAGCCGGGCCATGTCGCCCATGAGATAGTAAAAGCCGTTGCCAGCCACCCGGCGGGCGGCGTCCAGATCCAGTCCCTCAAAGGACTCCATGATCTCCGCGTGGTAGGGGATTTCAAAGGGAGGGGTCACGGGCTCGCCGAAGCGCGCCACCTCCACGTTTTGTGAATCGTCTTTGCCGATGGGCACTTTCTCATCCAAAAGCTGGGGAATCACCAGCATCCGTTTGCGGATTTCCCCCTCCAGCTCGGCTTCCCGCTCTTCCAGCTCCTTGAGCCGCTCGGCGTTGGCGGTGACCTGGGCCTTGACGGCCTCCGCCTCTGACAGCTTGGACGGGTCCTTTTTGGCCTGACCCATCAGCATGCCGATCTGCTTGCTGAGGGAGTTGCGGGCGGCCCGGAGCTCGCTGCCCTCCGTGACGGCGGCGCGGAACTCCTCATCCAACTTCAGCACTTCGTCCACCAGGGGGAGCTTGCTGTCCTGGAATTTGTTTCTGATGTTCTGACGCACCAGGTCGGGATTTTCCCGGATCAGTTTGATATCAAGCACGATTGTTCACCTCATTACAAATTGTGCCGCGCTGCGGCATGGAACTGTTTCACGTGAAACAGGCCTATTCGGCTGGCTCGGCCATCTTCTGGGCCACGCCCTCTTTCAGCTGCTGATAGCGCTGAAAAGGGGAGACCACGTCAGCATTTCCGGACTCCTTGGGCAGGGCGTCCATCACGCCGCTCTTCTCATACTGGTCGATAGACGCCTGACACTGGGCGTAATCGCCGGCGGAATACTGCTGCTGGAGGCAGTAGAGACCAAGGAGGGCGGAGGATTCATCCTCCTTGCTCTTTCGCTGGGCCTGTTCGCTCTCAAGCTGTTCCTCTGTGCTGCTCAGTTCCTTCTGGGCCCTCTCTATCGCCTTTTGCAGCTGCAGATTCTCATCCAGAGCGTCCTGCAGCTCCTCGATGGCGTTGACATTGTTGTGAAGCTCGCCCAAGACCTGCTGGTTGCTGCGCTGGTGCATCACAAAGGAGACAAGGATCAGGGCGAATGCCACGGTAAAAAGTATGATGATATAGATGAAGACGGGCTTCTGACGGCCGGAAGCAGCCTCCTCCGGGGCCGGGACCGCGTCCTGGGCGCCGTCGCCCCGCTTTTTGAACTTCATGGTTAGTTTGACATCCTTTCCAATAAATCATGCGTCCCTGTGCTTCAGGGCGGACAAGGCCTCCAAAAGATCGTTCAGGTCGTCCAGACCATAGTATTCCAGCTCAATGCGGCCCTTTTTCCGGCCGCTGACAATGCGGCAGCCCCGGCCCAGCCGGGAGCTGAGCTCCTTCTGGGCCTCCTCCGTATAGTTGACGCTGACGCCGCTTTTCGGCGCGGGGCCGTTCGGCTTGGACTCGGTCAGTTTCTTGACCAGCGTCTCCGTCTGCCGGACGGAGAGATCGCCGTCCACCACCGCGGCGGCGGCCTTTTGCTGAGCCTCCGCCCCCAAGGGCAGCAGGGCCCGGGCATGGCCGGAGGACAGGGCGCCTTCCTCCACCAGCTTGCGGACCGGAGGACAGAGCCCAAGAAGCCGCAGGGAGTTGGCCACGGCGCTGCGGGACTTGCCCACCGCGGCGGCCGCCTCCTCCTGGGTCATGTGGTAGGTGTCGATGAGGGACTGGAAGCCGGAGGCCTCCTCCATGGGGTTCAGGTCCTCCCGCTGGAGGTTTTCGATCATGGCCAGCTCAGCGGCCTTGCGGTCGTCGGCCTCGATGACGATGACCGGCACCTCCTGCAGCCCGGCCAGACGCGCCGCCCGCCAGCGGCGCTCTCCGGCGATGATCTGATAGTAGCCGGAGGAGAGGCGGCGCACCGTCAGAGGCTGGATGATGCCGTGCTGACGGATAGAGTCCGCCAAGTCCGCCAGGGAGGCGTCGTCAAAAAACTTGCGGGGCTGGCTGGAGCAGCTCTCCACCTGGGAAATGGGGAGGGAGAGGGCGCTTCCCGTATCACCTTTCAGCGCTTCCTCGCCCAAAAGGGCCCCCAGTCCCCGGCCCAGACCCTTTGCCTTATTTGTTGCCATAGCGATCTCCCTTCAAAAGGAAAAGTAAGTAGAGTTATTGGCTGTTCTTCCTGAGAAACTCCCTGGCCAGGGCGGTGTAGCTCTCCGCGCCCCGGGAGCTGCGGTCGTAGGAGGTGATGGGCTTGCCGTGGCTTGGGGCCTCGCTGAGCCGCACATTCCTTGGAATCACCGTGGAGTAGACCTTGCCCGGGAAAAAGCGCTTGACCTCCTCCGCCACCTGGAGGGCCAGGTTGGTGCGGCCGTCAAACATGGTCAGCAGCACGCCCTCCAGTTCCAGCCGGGGGTTCAGGGACCGGCGCACGATGCGCACGGTGCTCATCAGGTCTGAAAGCCCCTCCAGTGCAAAGTATTCCCCCTGCACCGGAACCAGCAGCGCGTCCGCCGCGCAGAGGGCGTTGAGGGTCAAAAGCTCCAGGGAGGGGGGACAGTCGATGAAGATGAAGTCATAGTCGTCCTGAAGCTGGTTGAGGGCATTTCGCAGCAAAAACTCCCGGGAGTCCATGGAAATCAGCTCAATGCCCGCGCCGGCCAGCGCCTTGTTGGAGGGCAGCACGTCGCCGTAGCGGGTGGAAACCACCGCCTCACGCACCGGAGCGTCGCCCACCATCACCTGGTAGACGCCCTGGGACAGGGATTTGTCCACGCCCATCCCGGAGGTGGAGTTGGCCTGGGGGTCAAAGTCGCACAGCAGCACCCGCTTGCCCAACTCGTGAAGGGCGGCGGTCAGATTGACGCAGGTGGTCGTCTTGCCCACGCCGCCTTTTTGATTGACAATTGCGATGATTTTAGCCAAAAGGGCACCTGCTTTCTCAATGGTTGAGTGAAAACCCATACAAATTACAGTATAGCAAGCTTGTCCCCTCATTTCAAGAATAAGGGAGAAAAAAGCGGAAGAAGTTTCACGTGAAACAGGAGGGCAAACAAAAAGGGCACTGTTTCACGTGAAACAGTGCCCTGAAAGCCAAACCCTCAGACAAGCAGCATTCCATCCAGGGAGGGCAGCGTCAGCTCCACCTCTCCGTCTAAAACCGCAAACTGCTGACCGGTGAGCAGGTCCGTGGCCAGGTCGCCCGGGTAGGGAAGGGTCAGACTGCGCTCCTCTGCCCCGCAGTTGAAAAGGGCCCAGGTGGTCTCATCGCCCTCCTGCCGGGAAAAGACCAGCAGGCCGCCCTGGGCGGCTTGGTAACGGATGGTTCCGCTTTGCAAAGAGGGGCGCTGGGTGCGGATGCGGCCCAACAGGCGGTAGTGCTCAAGAAGCTCCCTGTTCTCATGGCCCCAGGGGAAGGTCCCCCGGTTAAAGGGGTCCTCAAAGCCCTGCATCCCCGCCTCGTCGCCGTAAAAGATGGTGGGGGAGCCGGGGAAGGCGTAGAGCAGCAGTGCCGCCAGCCGCAACCGCCGCAGTCCCCGCCGGAGCTCCTCTCCCGAGAGGCGGTAGACCCGGCGCTCCGCCCGGTCGGTGATGGGGGCTGGCTGGCCCAGGAGCGTGAGAATCCGCGGCGTATCATGGGTGCCCAAAAAATTCATGGCCGAGTAAAAGGCAGGGGCGGGATAATTCTCCCGGATGCTCTCCATGGCCTCATAAAAAGCCTCCGCCGGTCCGCCCAAAAGATAGGCAAGAGCGGCGTTGCGGAAGGGATAATTCATCAGGGCATGTGTCTCATCCCCAAGGAGATAGCGGCGGCGCTGGGAATAGGCTATCTTATTGGACCCGTCTTCCCACACCTCGCCCAACAAAATGGCGTCGCCCTCCGTCTCCTCCATGGCGCGGCGGATGTCCCGGATGAAGTCGTCGGGCAGCTCGTCGGCCACATCCAGCCGCCAGCCGGAGGCGCCCAGGCGGAGCCAGCGGCGGATCACCGAGTCCTCTCCCGTCACCATATAGGCCCGATAGCCCGGATCATCCTCCTGGACGGCGGGCAGGGTGCGGATGCCCCACCAGGCGTCGTACTGATCCGGCCAATGGGAAAACCGGTACCAGCCGGCATAGGGGGAGCTTAGGCTCTGGGCCGCGCCAACGGAGGGGTAAAAGCCCTCCTGGTTGAAGTAGACGCTGTTGGAGCCGGTGTGGTTGAACACGCCGTCCAACACCACCCGGATGCCGTATTTGCGCCCCTCGCCGCACAGGTGCGCAAAGTCCTCCTCCGTGCCAAGGAAGGGATCGATCTTCCGGTAGTCCGCCGTGTTGTAGCGGTGATTGGAGGCGGATTCAAAGATGGGACAGAGATACAGTGTGGAGACTCCAAGGCTCTGAAGATAGGGCAGCTTGGAGGAGATGCCCAACAATGAGCCACCGTAGAAGTCCCGGCTGCGCACCTCGCCGTCCGGGTCCGGCAGATAGTCCATGGGTTCGTTCCAGTCTTTGTGCACCACACGGTTGCCCACCACGCCGTCGGGCTTTGGAAGGGAGAGCCGACAGAAACGATCTGGGAATATTTGGTAGGTAATGCCCCGGCCGAACCACTCAGGGGTGGATCTGTGCCCAGAGTAGACCGTCAGCTGCCAGCGGCGTTCGTCGGCGCTTTCCCCCCAGCCGCCGCGGGTAAGGCAGCGGGAGGAGCCGTCTGCGCGGTAAAAGCGGAAGGCATACCACACGATCTCCGGCTCAGCGGGGGCGGAAAAGGTGATGGTGAATCCGCCCTCCTCCGTGGGAGAGAGGGCGAGCACCTCCTCTGAGGCGGCAAAGTCGTGGTAGGCAAGGAGTTCACAGCGGGGAAAACCCTCCGCGCCGACCGGGCGGAGGGTGAGGGTCACAGGGGTGGAGGTGGGAACGGCGCCGTAAGGGGTCTTGCAGCGCGGGTCCCGGGAGTCAAAGCAAGAGGACATGTCTCCATTCCTTTCGGAAAATAATTTGGATGGGCGTGCTATTGCAGAAGCTGGTCCTCGCCGATCAGCGCCGCGCCGATCTCATCGGTGGAGAAGTAGGAGTTGAGAATCTCCACGGCGGTGGAGGCCAGCGCCGCACCGGAGCCGCCCTTTTCAATGACAATGGCCAAAGCGATCTCCGGATCGTCGTAGGGGGCAAAGCAGACAAGGATGCCGTTGTCTTTTATTTTGGCGCCCAATTGGGCGGTGCCGGTCTTGGCGCCCGCGTCCACCACGCAGTTTGCAAAGTAGGAGGAAAGGCTTCCGGAGGTGACCAGACCATGCATGCCGGTCTTTACCACATTGAGGGTGGAGTCGCTGATGGAAACGGTGTTCAGCGGATCCGGAACACCGGCGTAGAGCAGCTCCGAGTTGTCATAGGATTTGACGCTTTTGAGCAGATGGGCCGGGTAGTGCTTGCCGCCGGAGACAATGGTGGCCACATAGTTGGCCAGCTGGAGCGGCGTAAACAGGTGGTCGGACTGGCCGATGGCGGCCTGTACCGTGTCTCCTCCATACCAGGTGCCGCCGGCTGCCTCCCGCGCCGCGGGGCTGGCCAGCGTGCCGGATTTCTCATCTATTTCAATTCCCGTGGGCTGGCCCAGGCCAAAGGCCGCGGCATATTCGTCTATCCTGTCGATGCCCAGCAGATAACCCATCTGGTAGAAAAAATAGTTGCAGGAGACGGTGATGGCCTCGGTGATATTGACAAGGCCGTGGCCGCTGCGATTCCAGCAGTTGAGGCCGAAGGGCTCCGAGCCGGCGATCATCTGGGGATAGTACCACCGGCCGGTGTCCCGAATCTTTTCGCTGGGGGTGACAACGCCTTCCTCCAACGCCGCGATGGCGGTGAGGGGTTTAAAGGTGGAGCCGGGGGGATAGGTGCCCTGGGTGGCACGGTTGAAGAGGGGCGCGTCCTCCCGGGTGTTGAGCTCGGCGCTGTCCTGGGAGTAGGTGGCCAGGTTGTAGGTGGGGTAGGAGGCCAGCGCCATCACCTCTCCGGTGCCCACCTGGACCACGGCCGCGCCGCCTCCCCGGGAGATGCCGTCCTTTTCCGTCATATCGCCCACGGTCTTGGCCAGGGCGGTCTCCACGGCCTCCTGAAAGGGCAGATCGATGGTCAGCGACACGGTGCTTCCGGGCTGAGGGGCCTTGGTGTAAAGCTCGCTGGTGGTTTTGCCCTCGCTGTTTTTCGAGACCACCCGGGTGCCGTCGGTGCCGTGGAGGTATTCCTCAAAGGCCAGCTCCACGCCGGATTTGCCTACCAGGTCGTCTAAGGAATAGCCTTTGTCCTTCAGCTCTTCATATTCATCCTCCATGCGCCCCACAAATCCTAAGATGTGGGCCGCAGCGTCGGTTTGATAGTCCCGGACGGAGGAGGAGCCCACCTTTACGCCGGGATAGTCGCCGTCGGTGATCTCGGAGATCATCTCCGTGCTCACATCCACGGCAAAGATATAGGCGGAGGTATTCACCAGTTTACGCACCGCAAGCTCGTACTGTACCCCCATGACGGAGCGGGCCTGGCTGTCACTGTAGGAGGCGGGCACGCCCAGCACCGTGCGCATGCCGGCAAGAAGCGTGTCCGCGCTCAGGCCGCTCTCCTTCAGATAGGCGGAAAGCTGCTCCTGCCGGGTCATCTCCTCCGCGCGGTAGGAGGCGGGCAGGGAGTCTGCGATCCACTTGTTGGCCTGAAGGTATTTGATAAAGCGGGAACTTTGGGTGGAATCCAGTCCGTCCAGAGCAAAGGCAAAGGGAGCCTGAGCGGTGATGGGCAGATTCTCCACCCACTCCACACCATACCTCTGGCAGAGCTGAATCAGGTTCCAGATGGCCTCCGCCTCATTTTCTCCCTTGTCCAAAAGGGAGCTGTCAAAGGTCAGCGTATAGCTCAGGCGGTTGGATACCAGGGTTTTGCCGTTGCGGTCGGTGAGAATGCCCCGGGAGGCCTCCACCGTCTCCCGCTGGGTGATGGTGCGCACCGACTGCTCCAGGTAGTCCTGGCCGTGGACGATCTGGGTGGAGTAGAGCACGCCCACAAAGGCCGTGAGGCAAACGGCCAGAAACAGCGCGATCACTGAGACGCGGATGTGAAAATATTTGCTGTCTTCCATGTGACTCCTTTCAATCGATGTCGCGGCACTTGCGGTGGATGGCGGAAAAGAGCAGGTGCACCGGCAGCACAAAGACCAGCGTCAGCGCCGTCTCCTGTAGAGAGAGCATCAGCGCCCGGGAGACATCGCCCAGGCCGCTGAGCAGCAAGAGGAGAATCCGGGCCCCATCCACCAGCACAAAGGACGCCGACACGGCCGCAAGGGAACAGAGGAACCCGGCGGAGACCAACCCCTCGGCGATGAGGCCGGAGAGCAGGCCCGCCAGGGGAAAGAGCAGGGTGTAAAAGCAGGGCAGGGGGCCGGTGATGGTCAAATCACAGACCAGGCCGGCCACCAGGCCGAAGGCGGTGCCAGAAAACGGCCCCTCCTGGGCGGCCAGCACCGCCACCACCGCCGGGTAGAGGAAGGGGAAAACGCCCCGCAGAAGAATATGCTGCATTACAAGGCCCTGAACCAGACAGCAGAAAAGAAAGGCCAGGCTGTAGAGCAGCCAGCGGACCACCGTTACATTGCGAAAAGGCAAACTTTATGCCTCCTTTCCTTACTCCACGATGTCAAAGCCCTTGATGATGAACACCTGGCTCAGCCCATCAAAGTCCACCATGGGGGCGATCACCGCGTACTGGGTCAGGCCGGAGTCGTCCAGTTTGACCTCCTCCACGGAGCCGATGACCAGCCCTGTGGGATAGTAGCCGCCCACGCCGGAGGTGATGATGAGGTCCCCGTTGAGCAGCGTGGAATCGGCGGGCAGGTAGCTGAGCTTCAGGCGCTTTTCACCCATCAGGTTGAAGTCGCCGCTGGCCACACCGATCTCATCGGTGCGGAAGACCATGGCGCCAAGCTGGGTATCCGTGTCGATGATGGTGAGGACCGTACACCAGTTCAGCCCCGCCTCGGAGACCACGCCCACCAGGTAGTGCTGCTCGTTGACCACGCAGTCTCCCACCGCCACACCGTGGTCCGTGCCCCGGTTCAGCGTCAGGGAGGAGGTCCAGTTGGAGGTGTTGCGGGCGGTGATGCGGGCAGATTCAAGGTCAAAGTCCTTTCGCTGCTCCCGCAGGTTCAAAAGGGAGCGCAAGCGGGCGTTTTCCTCGCTGTCCGCCTCGCTTTGCCGAATCGCCTCCTCCATCTTCGCGATCCGGTTGCGCAGCTCCGCGTTTTCCTCCTCCAGCGCCTTGTAGTCGGCGTAGTAGGCCTGCTTGTCGTTGAACCACTCCGCCACGGAGGTGAAGGCGCTGCGGAAGGGGGAGGTGATGATTCCGGCCAGATTGGTCAGCGGGGCGGAGGTGTTGGTGAAAACGGACATGACGGAAAGAGCCACTGCGATGACCGCCGCGGCAAAGAGAATCCACAGACCGTGTTTTTTTAAAAAGTGTTTCAAAGCCGCCTCCTCTTGCGTTACAAACCCTCTTGCCCGTCTAAGAACGTCACGCCAAACCGCTCCAGCATCCGGGAAAGACGCAGCAGCGGCAGCCCCATCACATTGTAAAAGTCGCCGCGGATGCCCTCCACCAACAGTGCGCCAAGGCCCTGGACGCCGTAGGCGCCCGCCTTGTCCATGGGCTCGCCGCTCTGGATGTAGGCGTGCAGCTCCCGCTCCGAGGCGGGGCGGAAGGTGACGGCGGTGGATTCCGATTCGGTCAGAAACCGCTCCCCCTGACGGACGGTGACGCCGGTGCAGACGGTGTGGGTGCGGCCCTGAAGGGACAGGAGCATCTTCAGCGCCTGCTCCTCATCCCGGGGCTTGCCCAGCCGCTCATCCCCCAAAAACACCATTGTGTCGGCGGTGATGACAATTTCCTCCGGCGTGCATCGGACGGCCTCCGCCTTCTCCCGGGAGATATACTCCACCACCTGGGGCGGCGTCAGGCCCTTGGGATACCACTCCTCCACCTTGGGAACGCGGATGTCAAACTCCCGGATGCCGATCCGGGACAAAAGCTCCTGCCGCCGGGGTGAGCCGGAGGCCAATACAATCTGTGCCATGCTCCTCCACGCGCCATAGGCGC
This window of the Dysosmobacter acutus genome carries:
- a CDS encoding methylglyoxal synthase — encoded protein: MNIAIMSHDNKKELMVQFCTAYAGILSQHSLYATSTTGNMVSESTGLNIHCFLSYAHGGSQQIGARISYNEFDMVLFFNDPNSDVMAEDVSYISRLCDQNNIPFASNIATAEMLVLGLARGDLDWRTIVNPVTKPLNI
- the minD gene encoding septum site-determining protein MinD, with translation MGESIVVVSGKGGTGKTSFTASVGSALSLLGKRVLCLDCDIGLRNLDLALGLTDRALMDFTDVALGRCTLEEAVVQHPRMPNLYLLTAPMGMGRQVLTGADMYRLISRINKTFDYCLIDAPAGLGSGFRLASCAADRAVVVTTTDATSLRDAQHTVMLLDGQFPQNRLHLVVNRVRRKLLKGLHATIDDAIDTAGLPLLGVVPEDDALPICMGRGIPLMLSDSSLAAAAYGNIAKRITGARVPLMRIK
- the rsmG gene encoding 16S rRNA (guanine(527)-N(7))-methyltransferase RsmG, whose amino-acid sequence is MREALVRGLRALGLPEDCAPRLERYGELLLKKNEVMNLTAITAPEDVARLHFLDSLALLNLTDFSGKSLVDVGTGAGFPGLPLRICRPDIRLTLLDSLGKRITFLQEVCDALDLEDVTCVHGRAEEFASAHRESFDLAASRAVASLPMLCELCLPLVRPGGAFLAMKSVDCAQELSAAAKAIKVLGGEVEEVRDYEVPGAGVTHRLISIRKVCSTPPKYPRAFAKIKKAPL
- the mscL gene encoding large-conductance mechanosensitive channel protein MscL; the protein is MAKGNGFVAEFKQFIARGNVLDMAVGVIIGGAFGKISTSLVNDIIMPAVSMLTGGVDFSQWKIVLKQAVVENGEEIAAAVSINYGSFLSTILDFLIIALAVFCLIRAINKFHRKKEEAAPPAPPAPSAEEKLLTEIRDLLKASK
- a CDS encoding S-layer homology domain-containing protein; the encoded protein is MAILLALFLSTSCIPCAAADTAFSKTRAYPGFSDVVEDAWCYDAVKLCYETGLLNGTSTETFSPNSPLAMEQLMVLSARLYDLRKGGDGVLPPAPQEPREYVRFYDLTGTQVANLGQVLSYSWASGDFMLTAELQTPFSPYFPLRIEFGFDGDGFRYSGSGQTGPDGKTVSFHLTPDTDAKSMAIHLNAYSRSWRNAQAAGAWDQWWFPAAFYIDYRENLDILYSPHWLVSSFGDTAWREDFAMWLSSVGGEMEQRCTVDSLPDVPGARYDAEQTEAILSLYRAGILNGTDAAGTFRGTAPLTRAQAAVMLSRVLESSLRI
- the serS gene encoding serine--tRNA ligase, translated to MLDIKLIRENPDLVRQNIRNKFQDSKLPLVDEVLKLDEEFRAAVTEGSELRAARNSLSKQIGMLMGQAKKDPSKLSEAEAVKAQVTANAERLKELEEREAELEGEIRKRMLVIPQLLDEKVPIGKDDSQNVEVARFGEPVTPPFEIPYHAEIMESFEGLDLDAARRVAGNGFYYLMGDMARLHSAVISYARDFMIDRGFTYCVPPFMIRQGVVDGVMSFAEMDAMMYKIEGEDLYLIGTSEHSMIGKFIDQILPEESLPQTLTSYSPCFRKEKGAHGIEERGVYRIHQFEKQEMIVVCRPEESPVWFDKLWQNTVELFRSLDIPVRTLECCSGDLADLKCRSLDVEAWSPRQQKYFEVGSCSNLGDAQARRLKIRVTGQDGKKYLPHTLNNTVVAPPRMLIAFLENNLCDDGSVRVPEALRPYMGGKELLLPKKR
- a CDS encoding ParB/RepB/Spo0J family partition protein — protein: MATNKAKGLGRGLGALLGEEALKGDTGSALSLPISQVESCSSQPRKFFDDASLADLADSIRQHGIIQPLTVRRLSSGYYQIIAGERRWRAARLAGLQEVPVIVIEADDRKAAELAMIENLQREDLNPMEEASGFQSLIDTYHMTQEEAAAAVGKSRSAVANSLRLLGLCPPVRKLVEEGALSSGHARALLPLGAEAQQKAAAAVVDGDLSVRQTETLVKKLTESKPNGPAPKSGVSVNYTEEAQKELSSRLGRGCRIVSGRKKGRIELEYYGLDDLNDLLEALSALKHRDA
- a CDS encoding ParA family protein, yielding MAKIIAIVNQKGGVGKTTTCVNLTAALHELGKRVLLCDFDPQANSTSGMGVDKSLSQGVYQVMVGDAPVREAVVSTRYGDVLPSNKALAGAGIELISMDSREFLLRNALNQLQDDYDFIFIDCPPSLELLTLNALCAADALLVPVQGEYFALEGLSDLMSTVRIVRRSLNPRLELEGVLLTMFDGRTNLALQVAEEVKRFFPGKVYSTVIPRNVRLSEAPSHGKPITSYDRSSRGAESYTALAREFLRKNSQ